The Chloroflexota bacterium genomic sequence CGCCCGCTTCTGACCCGAACACCGACAGCGACAAACCAAAAAAAGGTCCTGCCCTCACGGCTCAACGCGCAGGCTCGATTGCCGAGCAGCGGATTCAGGCAGCCATGGAAGATGGCATGTTTGATAATTTGCCAGGCGAAGGCCAACCAATCGATTTAAATGATGATATGTATATTCCTGCCGAGATGCGTATGGCCTTTCGGGTGATGAAAGGCAGCCAGCAAGGCTCGCCATGGGGAGCCTTGCAACACGATTATAATAACCACATCAATCGCTATCAGATTTGGTTGCGTAATAATCGTGAGACATGGGCCGTTACCAGCGTTAACGAACAAGCGCGGTTGCGCCAAGAGTTACAAGTTTGGGTGCGTGATTTGAATACAATCATTCATCAACTTAATGCCATCGTGCCAAACGACAGCCTTCGGGTTGGTTTGGTGGTCTATGAGCGCGAATTGCGAGCCTTAGAAAGCGCCTTATAACTATGTTTAATGGGAAACAGCGCTATGCTTTATTGTCAATTGTTGCGGCATGTGTGACGATTGGCTTGAAGTTTGGCGCTTATCTTTTGACCGGATCAATCGGGCTTTTTTCGGATGCGGCGGAGTCGGTTGTCAACCTGATTGCAGCGATTATGGCCTTGTGGATGCTGACGATTGCTATGCGTCCCCCCGATCATGACCATGCCTTTGGGCACTCCAAAGCTGAATATTTTGCCAGTGGCTTAGAGGGCATGTTAATTATGTTGGCGGCTGGCAGCATCATCTGGACGGCTTGGCCACGCGTGCTCAATCCAACGCCAATCACTCGGCTTGACCTTGGTTTAGGGCTTTCGATC encodes the following:
- a CDS encoding DUF1992 domain-containing protein, which translates into the protein MSDNPFLDRFREQSRTSGKMKPPTPASDPNTDSDKPKKGPALTAQRAGSIAEQRIQAAMEDGMFDNLPGEGQPIDLNDDMYIPAEMRMAFRVMKGSQQGSPWGALQHDYNNHINRYQIWLRNNRETWAVTSVNEQARLRQELQVWVRDLNTIIHQLNAIVPNDSLRVGLVVYERELRALESAL